In Colletotrichum higginsianum IMI 349063 chromosome 1, whole genome shotgun sequence, the DNA window CGGTGGAGGTCTCGCTCAATGGcttcgacatcgacatctttggccttcttcttcagcaaTGTATCATAGAGGCCCGCGTGCTTTGCGAGAATGGCAGGCCCCCCCGCGTAGTAGAACCAGGCCGCCCCTCTCCACTCGGGAGGAATCCCTTTCCGGACAAATCGTTTGGCCTTGGCACTGTGGGGAGGAAAACGCTCAGGACTGCTCGTCATGAGCTCGTTTTCTCGCAGGAACGCTACCCACTTCTTCCGGCGCCGATCGAGGTATTCGGAGTAACCCTTGTTCCAGGTGTCGTACTGCTGTTTGGTGATGTACTGAttggccttcttgaagcCGTACCGATCTCGCGATCCTGGCTCTTCTATTTCGACGGGCTCGGGCTCCACAGCCGTCTGAACAGACGAGGCCGAAGTACTGCCTATCTGTGGTGATGTGGCTGGCGTTTCATTTTGAAGGGACTTTGCAGAGTCCCGCTTGTCCTTCTCGTCTTTGTCGTCCTCCTTCTGATCGTAGTCGAGCAGGCCAACCTCTTTTGGCAGAGAGGCTGGGTATCCAGAGATCCTGAACATGGCCGTGGACTCACGGACAATCGTGTCAGGGGCAGGGATGGCCAAAGAATTGGCTTGTGCCGGTCGTGGTTCGCTGAGCGCTTCCAGCATTCTCGTGTTGCGCTTGTTgatctcggcggccgggacCGGACGAACGTCGTCGTTGTCTTCGGGGCTTGAGTCGTCTCGAAAGCCCTTCTCGTACATACCCATCACGTCTTCGACACTAAGCTCCTCCCCGTTAGCGTACAGCGATGGGATTGAGCTATTCTTGGTGAGAACACTGCTTCTTTCCGTCACGTACGTTCCCTGTGCACTCGACGCAGTCATTTGAGACCGATAACTGGATCTCATCTCGTCTTCTCCGCTCATCCAGGGCGCCTCACGCGTGTGTGCCGACAGACCAGAGCTCGAGCTATCGACGCGGCCAGAGTATGCCAGTGGAGGACGAGCAAGACCTGAAGGAGGCGGAGCACTTCGTAAACGAGACGGAGCGCGGGGTTCGTACTGGTCGCCTCCGGCAGCCGGCATCGAGGCaaacgtcgaggccgaccttGCAGAGGATCCCGACTGACCCCGTGGCCGCGGCCACACGTTTTGATGCGAATTGGGATCAGAACGTGGCTCTGAAGGCGACTGGTTGGCTCGTGAGCGGTAGGACTCTTGCAGGGGTTGCTTGATGCTGGGCCGTCTCGGGCGGGAGAAGTTGTCGATCTGCATAGTGTCTATCGAGGAacgttcgtcgtcgtcgtcgtagggTATCGGGGATCTAATCGAGCGGGCGACGGCTCTGCTGGTCCATTCGTCGGCACTCAGGTCGTCTTCGAGATCATGGCTTGGACTCGGGGCCAGCGAGCGGAAAGTaggggaggaggggtagGGACGGTCGGAATCATAGGCAGGACGTCTTGGAGAGAGCGGCTGCACCTGGGAGTCGATGGAGTTTTGTTGCATTACAAAATTGCTGGAGCTGTTGGCGAGCGAGTCCCAGCGCGGAGGAGAGGTGGGCAAGGGTTGTGGGTGGGCTGCTGAGAAGCCGGATTCGGGACGCTCTGGAACGTCAGAAGTTGAGATGGGTTTCGGATGGGTCCGCCTCGAAGCATAAATACCGAATTGGCGATGCTTCATGCTACTCCGACGGCGCATGTTAGGGTCCTGGTCTGCCATGGCTCCCGGGGTGATCTGGGCGTCGGGTTGGGCAGAGTCCGCTGCCACGGCCATGAGGGTCATATTGATTGATGCCCTCCGGCCGTTGTATGGCAGCGGCAAACACTAATCAAGCAGTTGAACCAGCGCAGGACGCGTTGAGTTTTGAAGATgttgttttttcttttcgttGCGGATCTCTGCCAGCAAGTTTGGATGGATCTGTGACGGGTGCTACGATAGCGTGGTCAAGTGGTGGTGCAGGCGGATTGCGGTAGGGCATTCAAAGTCGTTCCTGATGATACCATTGCGGCACATGCATGAACCTTGCGTCTGGCAGCAACCCTCTTTGAATGGTCTCAGCAACGGGTACTGGCCAGGCGGGGCCGAATCAATGGTGATCGCTGCTGGAAGCCGGGATACGACGGGCTGAAGAACGGTCGGTGCGAAATGCGGCgcaggagaaggggggggaagtgACAATCAGGCTGCGTCGTGCAAGGAACGTCAGGTTTCCAGCGTCACAGGGCGTACGGAACGAGGTGATACCCTGACGACGGTTCATGCGCATGCGCATGCAAACTGGGGGTTGGATGTAAGGGGCGAAGGTGGAAGTGGTCGGGGATGGCCAACAGCTGAGTCAACGAGCGTCGTTCGAGTTGGTCGGTCGGAGGTTGCGAAACAAGAGACGCAGAAAGTCGGAAACGGCTCAGACAACCTTGGGTACAGACGCAGGCGAAGGTCGTCTCGTCGTCAGCAAAGTgaggagaaagaagggaGCGGGATCCGGCCGATGCGGTGTAGTGTAGTATTGTGGCAGTCTCCAGTCTCCAGTTTCCAGTCTCCAGTCTCCGGCGTATGTCCAATGGATCAAGGCAAATGTATCCGTATTGGACAGGACGAAAGCGGTGGGTGGGTTGGTGGATGGCGGCGGATTGCAAGAAGGACTTTTCTGGGGGGGCGTATGCCTGCTGTCGCAGATGAAGATGCTAAAACTGAAGCGAGCGTTTGGACCCAGACCGGGGCGTCGTCATTGGCTTAAGCCGAGGACGGGAGggcaagaaagaaaaaacaaCAAAGAGACAAATCGATGGCAGGCTTCTTCGAGGGTTCCAAAGCCGAGCAAGCGtcttgcttcttcttcttttttctgcTGTGGTAATCTGGAGGATTAGGGCGGATTGGTCAAGCGTGGCGCCGCCAAGTTTGAAGTGTCTC includes these proteins:
- a CDS encoding TBC domain-containing protein, with product MTLMAVAADSAQPDAQITPGAMADQDPNMRRRSSMKHRQFGIYASRRTHPKPISTSDVPERPESGFSAAHPQPLPTSPPRWDSLANSSSNFVMQQNSIDSQVQPLSPRRPAYDSDRPYPSSPTFRSLAPSPSHDLEDDLSADEWTSRAVARSIRSPIPYDDDDERSSIDTMQIDNFSRPRRPSIKQPLQESYRSRANQSPSEPRSDPNSHQNVWPRPRGQSGSSARSASTFASMPAAGGDQYEPRAPSRLRSAPPPSGLARPPLAYSGRVDSSSSGLSAHTREAPWMSGEDEMRSSYRSQMTASSAQGTYVTERSSVLTKNSSIPSLYANGEELSVEDVMGMYEKGFRDDSSPEDNDDVRPVPAAEINKRNTRMLEALSEPRPAQANSLAIPAPDTIVRESTAMFRISGYPASLPKEVGLLDYDQKEDDKDEKDKRDSAKSLQNETPATSPQIGSTSASSVQTAVEPEPVEIEEPGSRDRYGFKKANQYITKQQYDTWNKGYSEYLDRRRKKWVAFLRENELMTSSPERFPPHSAKAKRFVRKGIPPEWRGAAWFYYAGGPAILAKHAGLYDTLLKKKAKDVDVEAIERDLHRTFPDNVKFKPASMASKPNTEPARDGQSAGDENGDKNEPEIISSLRRVLHAFAIYNPRIGYCQSLNFLAGLLLLFMDSEEKAFWLLNVITRVYLPGTHEMSLEGSKVDLGVLMNAIRESMPAVWAKIGDDMEGDPNAARPAKPVKKPRSRRKNQPSISSNRLPPITLCMTAWFMSCFIGTLPIESTLRVWDVIFYEGSKTLFRIALAIFKLGENEVRSITDPMEMFSVIQAMPRRLLDANALMEACFKRRNGFGHLSQVTIDHQREERRVKVQTEHQRAATYAAGTVDSGNATEAEGEVRRKGTLFGRRMLGRSAEVM